The Flavobacterium sp. K5-23 genome segment ATTTCAATAATTCACAAATAGCCATTTTAAGAATGATAGTATCGATTTCCGCGATTCTATCACTGTCCCAGTTTGGAGTTTTATCAACAAATTCCTTTGCTAATTCCGCTTCGTTTAAAACAGTTTTTCTAAACAAGTCTTTTACAAAGGCCTTGTCATCGCTATCCTTATAAACTTTAGGCACACTGAAATTATCATCCATTATAGGTTTCATTGATTTCAATTGCTTAATGATATGAGTGTTTACCAATGGGATATCATCAATCCAAGTCAGTTTATCATCTTCAAGAAATTCGTATAGTTTTTCATTAGGAACGATAACATCCTGGAATAAATCAGCAATAAGCTGTCTGTCTTCTTCAAAAGAAGTTGCTGGATTACTCATATAATCTGTATAATACTTACTTGCTTTAACAGCATTAAGTAACAACAAAATATAATCATCGTTTAAGTGCCAAGAATCAATTTTACGGGTTTCTAAAGCGATGCTAAGAGAATTGTTTTCAGCGAAGATTTGAAAAATGCTATTCTTAACAAACTTTTCGTTGGGTTTACGCTCTTGTGGCGTAGCAAGATGTTTTAAGCTTGACTTGTGTAAAAATTCAGACTCTTTTTTACAAATTTCCATTAAGGAAGAAATCATTGTAAGGTATAAATCTTGAATATTATCGATACTATAAAAAAGAAATTTTTCTTCTTTTTCTAGATTATCCGATCCGTTTTGATGCATCGCATAAATGGATTGCATGACTTTAACGCGTATGTGTCTTCTATTTACCACCTTGTAAGAACTTTAATTAAATTAGCCTGCAAAAATAAGGATTTCCTTTTTTATATTAAAATATATGAATACTTATTTTAAAAGCATTCGGTGAACAGTGGTCAGTGGTCAGTTTTTAGTGTTCAGCAGTAAGAAAGGACTGAACACTAAGAACCGCATACTGAACACTATTTCTTACTGTTCTCTTTTTTCCTTTGATCAATACGATTTTGAGCGATAGTTAATGCTGCGTGATGCGTAGTTATTCCATTAGCAATAGCATAATCAAAAATTTCTAAGGTAGTATTATAGATGTTTTCTGTTCTACTCATGATTTCTGCTTTGTCATAATGAGCTAATTCAGCATATACATTTATAATTCCACCTGCATTAATCAAGAAATCAGGAGCATATAAAATCCCTCTTTCTTGTAGAATTGCACCGTGAATATCTTCATTTGCTAATTGATTATTAGCAGCACCAGCGATTACCTTTGCTTTAATTTTATAAACAGTATCATTATTCAATGTTGCTCCCATTGCACATGGCGCATAAATATCAACATCAGCAGTATATAAATCAGTCCCAGTATATATTTCAGCACTGTATTTAGCACTCACTTCGTTTAACTTTTCCTGATTGATATCAGCAATAGTTACAATCGCTC includes the following:
- the nusB gene encoding transcription antitermination factor NusB — translated: MQSIYAMHQNGSDNLEKEEKFLFYSIDNIQDLYLTMISSLMEICKKESEFLHKSSLKHLATPQERKPNEKFVKNSIFQIFAENNSLSIALETRKIDSWHLNDDYILLLLNAVKASKYYTDYMSNPATSFEEDRQLIADLFQDVIVPNEKLYEFLEDDKLTWIDDIPLVNTHIIKQLKSMKPIMDDNFSVPKVYKDSDDKAFVKDLFRKTVLNEAELAKEFVDKTPNWDSDRIAEIDTIILKMAICELLKFPSIPVKVTLNEYLELAKEYSTPKSSIFINGILDSLVKELEANKKLNKTGRGLL